The Bradyrhizobium sp. CCGB01 genome segment GCCTTCAGGCGCATGCCCCCAAAGTCCTGATGGCCCCGAGCCGCCCGCCTGCGCAACCCGCAGGCGGGCGGTTTGGTTTTGGAGGGCGGAGAGAGCCGATCGCTGGCGATCCGACACCAAGGCGATCCGACACCAAGACGTGCGGGTGGTGTATCGTCGGCTGGCGCAGCTCATGCCTGGACAAAGCGTATCATGGATATCTGGACCCGCTTGCTACTTGGCGTGACCGCTTTCGCGGTGCTGGGCTACATCGGCATCGTCTATGGCGGATGCGCGGCCGATCCCGACTGCCATTTTGGCCCCTGTCCGGGCCGGCAGGCTTTTTGCGGCGTGGTCCATGCCGGTGCGCGGGAAAAGCAGGCGCCTTAGAACCCGTTGGCACGAGGTCCATCCCGTCGGCCTGACTGGCGTCTCCATGCGGACCGCCTATATCTGCCGGTGCAGGCCGAGCGGAGGCGACGATGGCAACAGCTGCGATCATGGCGGGCGACGGCCTCTGGCAGGCGATCCGCGACGAAGCGCAGCGTGCTGCGGCGGCTGACCCCGTCTTCGGCAGAGCCGTTGCCGATGCCATCCTCGTCCATGACGATTTTGCCGCTGCGCTCGCCGATCTGATCGGGCGCAGGCTTGGTGGTGGCGCGCCGGAGCGTGCGCGCTTCACGGCTTTTTCGAGCGACGCCTTTCGCGAGGAGACGGGCCTGATCGCAGCGGCCGCCCGCGACCTGCGGGCGATCGCGATCCACGATCCCGCCATCGCCGACCTGCTGCCGCCGCTCCTGCACTTCAAGGGCTACGTCGCGCTGCAAGCCTGGCGTGTCTCGAACTGGCTCTGGCGTCATGACCATCGCGACGCGGCGCTGCTGTTTCAGAACGAGGCCTCGAACGTCTTGCAGGTCAGCATTCATCCGGCCGCCCACATCGGGTCGTCAGTCTATCTCGACCACGCCACCGGCATCGTGATCGGTGCGAATGTGGTGATCGGCGATGAGGTCACCATTCTCCAGAATGTCAGCATCGGCCGCGATGGTGAACTGCCGACGCGCTCGCCTCGCATCGGCCGCGGCGTCTTCATCGGCGCCGGCGCGACCATTCTCGGCGACATCGGCATCGGCGATTTCGCGAAGATCGGCGCCGGCACGGTCGTCACATCAGACGTTCCCGGCGGCTGCACCGCCGTCGGCAATCCCGCGCGTCTGACCAATTGCCCCGAACCTGCCTCGGCGGCCTGACCCGCTCACCATCATCAGCTTTCAACCTTCGGAGACGTGCAATGAAGACGGCAATCGTGATCGGCGTCGGACCGGACCGCGGGCTCGGCGCCCGGCTCTGCAAGCGCTTTGCGGCAGAGGGACTCAAGGTGATTGTCGCGGGCCGGACGCTGTCCGCGTTGCAGGCGGTTGCAGATGACATCACGAAGGCGGGCGGGGCTGCCGTTCCGGTCGTCGCCGACGCGACCAGCGAGCGCGACATCGCCGCCTTGTTCGATGCCGCAGGCGAAAGCCTCGACCTTGCCATCTACAACGCCGGCAACAACACGCCGGGCAGGATCATCGAGATGGAGGCCGACTATTTCGAGCAGGCCTGGCGCGTGGTCTGCTTCGGCGGCTTCCTGTTCGGCCGCGAGGCGGTGCGCCGCATGGTACCGAAGAAGACGGGAACGCTGCTGTTCACCGGCGCCAGCGCCTCGCTGCGCGGGCGCTCCGGCTACGGCGCCTTCAACTCGGCCAAGGCGGGGGTGCGCACGCTGGCGCAGGCCATGGCCAAGGAATACGCGAGCGACGGCATCCATGTCGGCCATGTCGTGGTCGACGGCGCCATCGCCGGCGACAAGATCTTTACGCGCTTTCCGGACGCGGCGGGGCGCGAGGACAGCCTGATCGACATCGAGGGCATCGTCGATGCCTTCGCCTTCCTCTACCGCCAGCCCGAACGCGCCTGGTCCTTCGAGCTCGATGTGCGGACCTCGAAGGAGAAATGGTAGGGCATCGCGCGTTCTCTCAATACCCGGCGGCGAGCCCCGAGTTGCGGCGGGGATCGTTGGCGCCATAGTAGCGATTGTTGCCGACTTGCTTGCCGTCGAGCGATGGTGCGCCGACGATAATGACTGCCAGATGATTGGCCGGCTGCGGCGGCCCGAACTTGTGGCCCATGCCTTCCAGAATCTTTTGCGTATCCGGCGATAGGGCATAGTTCTCGACGTTGGTCAGGTCCGGCAGCCATTGCTGGTGGATGCGCGGCATGTCGACGGCTTCCTGCGCGTTCATGCCGTAATCGATCGCGTTGATCATGGTCTGCAAGACCGCCGTGATGATGCGGCTGCCGCCGGGCGTCCCCACCACCATGACTGTCTTGCCGTCCTTGGTGACGATCGTCGGGCTCATCGAGGACAGCGGCCGCTTGCCGGGAGCGATGGAATTGGCCTCGCCCTGCACGAGGCCGTACAGGTTCGGCACCCCGACCTTGGCAGTGAAGTCGTCCATTTCATCGTTCAGCAGGACGCCGGTCTTGGCCGCCGTCACTTTGGCGCCGAACCAGTCGTTCAACGTGTAAGTCACCGATACGGCGTTGCCGTCCTTGTCCGCGATTGAATAATGCGTGGTGTTGCTGCCCTCATGGGGCGCAACGCCCGGCTTGATGTCCTTGGAGACGCCAGCCTTGTTCGGATCGATCACGGCGCGGATCTTGGTCGCGTAACCCTTGTCGAGGAGGCGGTCGAGCGGATTCTTCACGAAGTCCGGATCGCCGAGGTAGCTGTTGCGGTCCACGTAAGCGTGGCGCATGGCTTCGATCTGCACGTGCACGGCCTGCGCAGAGTGGTAGCCCAGCTCCTTCAGCGGATAGCCCTCCAGGATATTCAGGATTTCGCAGATGACGACGCCGCCCGAGCTCGGCGGCGGCGCGGAGATCACGTGGTAGCCGCGATAGTCGCATTCGACCGGGGCGAGCTCGCGGGTCTTGTAGCCATCGAGGTCGTCCTGCGTCAGCAGGCCCTTGCCGGCCTGGCTCGAAGCCACGATCGCGCTGCCGACCCAGCCTTTATAGAAACCGTCGGTGCCTTTGCTGCTGATCTCGCGCAGGGTCTTCGCCAATTCGGACTGCGTCAGCCGGTCGCCCACACCGAATCGCTGGCCGTCCCTGAGGAAGATCGCGGCCGATGCGGGATCGTCCTTGAAATCGTCGGTTGCCGTGCGCAGTAGGTCGATGTCGCCCTGGTCCAGCGCAAAGCCCTGTTCGGCGAGCTGGATCGCGGGGGCGAGCAGCTCGGCGCGCTTCATCGTGCCGTATTTTTCGCGCGCATATTCCATGCCCGAGACGGATCCTGGAACGCCCACGGCCAGATGTCCCTTGGTCGAGATGCCCTTGATGACGTTGCCATCCTTGTCGAGATACATGTTGGCAGTCGCGCCCTTGGGCGCCGTCTCGCGGAAGTCGAGGAAGGTCTTGCGGCCGTCGGCGAGATTGATGGTCATGAAGCCGCCGCCGCCGAGATTGCCGGCTGCCGGATAGACGACGGCCAGGGCGTAACCGACGGCCACCGCGGCATCGACGGCATTGCCGCCGCGCTTGAGCACATCGACACCCACCTGGGTCGCCAGATGTTGCGCCGACACCACCATGCCGTTTTCCGCCGCGACCGGCGCAACCGAGGCCGCGCGCGCGGGGCTGGATGCGACCAGGCAGATCGATACGACCGCAGCGGTCATCCACTGCACATGTGTCTGTGGTTTCGGCATGGGGTGTTCCCTAGGGCTGGCCGGTGATGCCGGCACGTTGTTGTCCGCGAACGGACCCTATCAGCTCGCGGGCGCTGGGGGAGCAGGAGGAGTGGTGACGCTCGATGCCCGCCAAGCCGCACTCTGCGCTCCCTCCCCCCTTGCGGGGGAGGGCGGGGGAGAGGGGTGGCCCAGGAAACGGTGTTCATTCTGCGCCGGGGATCTTCGTCTCAGAGAGAATCCCCGTGGGAACCCTTCTCCCTAACCCTCCCCCGCAAGGGGGGAGGGAACCGACCTCGCTCGTGGCCGGCAGCCCTCTTACCCGGCAGCGCCACGCGGCATCCTGTCCCGCCTCCGCCGGCCCCCATCCCCCTGCACCGCCTACCTTTCCCGCAGCCAAATTCGCCGCCGGTAACCCCGCATTAACCATCGGCGGGCTCTGGTAAGCGTGGACAGGCGTGCCCGGAGCCCGAAGTCAAGGCCTGGGGCCGAGGCCCATAGTTTTGACATCTTGGCAGGGAATGCAGGCGGCCGGCTTTGGACGAGCCCCTGCACCCCAGAAAGACAAGGCTTTGAGCGGGCTTGCCGGCCGCGCCGGTTCTAGCGCGGCTGTTAGGGGAACCGGCAGCCATTTGCTGCCGCGGAACATCGGATAACGATCGCCTTGAGAGGATACTGCTTATGAATCCGGCCGACGTGGCTCAGTCAGCCCTTCCGGTTGCCGCTTCTGCGGACGTGTCGCTGATCGCGCTGTTCTGGCAGGCTCACTGGATCGTGAAGGGGGTCATGCTGGGCCTTCTGGCCTGCTCGGTCTGGGTCTGGGCCATCGCGATCGACAAGATCTTCCTCTATGCGCGCACCCGCCGTTCGATGGACCGCTTCGAGCAGGCGTTCTGGTCGGGCGAGTCGATCGAGGAGCTTTATCGCACGCTCTCTGCGAAACCGACGCATTCCATGGCGGCCTGCTTCGTCGCCGCGATGCGTGAGTGGAAGCGCTCGTTCGAGAGCCACGCGCGCTCGGTCGCGGGCCTTCAGATGCGCATCGACAAGGTCATGAACGTCTCGATCGCGCGCGAGGTCGAGCGGCTGGAACGCCGGCTGCTGGTGCTCGCGACCGTCGGCTCCGCCGGCCCCTTCGTCGGCCTGTTCGGCACGGTCTGGGGCATCATGTCGAGCTTCCAGTCGATCGCGGCATCGAAAAATACCTCCCTGGCGGTGGTGGCCCCTGGTATTGCGGAAGCGCTGTTTGCGACCGCTGTCGGCCTTATCGCTGCCATTCCTGCCACTATTTTCTACAATAAGTTCACTTCCGAGGTGAACCGGCAGGCCCAGCGGCTCGAGGGCTTCGCCGATGAATTTTCAGCCATCCTGTCGCGTCAGATCGACGAGCGGGGCTGACGGACGGCATGTATAGTGTGAAGGGCAATTTGGGCACTCGATCATGGCGATGAACGTAGCGAGTTCGTCCGGAGGCGGCGGACGCCGTGGCCGGCGCAAGCCGGTCGTGGCCGAGATCAACGTCACGCCGATGGTCGACGTCATGCTGGTGCTGCTCATCATCTTCATGGTGTCCGCGCCAATGTTGACGGTCGGCGTGCCGCTCGACCTGCCGCAGACCCAGGCCAAGAGCCTCGAAAACAACGACCAGAAGCCGATCCAGATGTCGGTCGACATCAAGGGCAAGGTGTTCATCAACGACGCCGAGATCGCGATCAACGAACTGGTGCCCAAGCTGAAGGCGATCACGGACGCGCGCGGCGGGCTCGAGGAGCGCATCTATCTGCGTGCCGACAAGAAGGCGGATTACGGAACGGTAGCCAAGGTCATGGGCCTGTTGTCCGGCGCAGGCTTCAAGAAGCTGGCGCTCGTCACCGAGGCGGATCAGGGGTCGTAGGCCAGTGAAGGTGAACGTCGACAAGACACTGGTTGCGTCGATTGCTCTCCACGTCCTCGTGCTTGGATGGGGGCTGGTCACCTTTAGCAGCAAGGCCTTCGTCGCGCCGGAGGAGTCGCTGCCGATCGACATCATCTCCACCGACCAGCTCGCACAGATGATGTCGGGGCAGAAGACCGGTAAGAAGGAAGAGCCGAAGCCCAAGGTCGAGAAGATCGCCGAAGCCAAGCCCGAGGAAGACGCCGTCGGCAAGGTCACCGAGAAGAAAGAGCTGATCAAGACCAATTCGCAGCCGGAGCCGCCGCCAAAGCCCGTCGAGAAGCCGGTCGAGAAGAAGCCCGAGCCGCCGAAGCCGGTCGCCGAGGCCAAGCCGAAGGAAGAGCCGAAGCCGCAGGAAAAGAAGCCTGACCCGGCCAAGGAAGATCCGATCGCCGAACTCCAGAAGAAGCTGGAGACCAAGAAGCCGCCGCCGAAGCCGGTGGAGCAGAAGGTCGCGGCGGTGCAGCCGCAGCAGCAGCCGAAGCCGAAGGAGCGCAGCTTCGACCCCGCGCAGATTCAGCGCGATCTCGACAAGCGTGCTGCGACCCGGCACGAACTCGCTGGCTCGACCCTCAATGCGTCGGCTTCGCTGGGATCGACCACCGGAACTGCCGCCAACAACATCGCGACCTGGCGAGGTGCGTTCCAGGGCGCGGTCAAGCGCTGCTTCACGCCGACCTATAACGGGCAGGACGCCGATCAATACGAAGCCGACATCGACATTCCCATGAAGATCGACGGGTCGCTCGCATCCGAACCGATTATCGTCGGGGTGAGGGGACCATCCCGGTCGATTGCCCAGGCCATAGCCGAAAGCGCCAAGCGCGCCATTGTGCAGTGTCAGGTTTATTCGTTCATGCCGAAGCAGCAGTACGAGAGCTGGAAGCTCATTCCGATGACTTTTGGCCTGAAAGACATGTTGTGACATCCGAACAAAAGAATTTTGCAATGAATGACGCTCGATCGATCTCCCGCCGCCGCTTCATGACCGTTACCGGATCGGCACTCGCGATGCTCGGAGGTGGACATGCCTTCGCGCAGAGCCAGCCGCGAATTCGCATCGATCCCACCGAATTTCGGCCGATCCCGATCGCGATCACCAATTTCGTGCCGGGCTCGCCGTCCGACGGTGATGTCGCCAACGGCGTCACGCAGGTCATCACCAACAACCTGAAACGTTCGGGCCTGTTTGCGCCGATCGACCAGGCCGCCTTCATCGAGCGCATCAGCAACATCGACGTCGCGCCGCAATTCCAGAACTGGAAGACCCTCAACGCACAGGCGCTGGTCACCGGCCGTATGACACGGCAGCAGGACGGCCGGCTCAAGGCCGAATTCCGCCTCTGGGACGTGGTCACCGGCCAGCAGCTCACGGGACAGCAATATTTCACCTCGCCGGAATATTGGCGCCGCATCGCCCACATCATCTCGGACCAGATCTACGAGCAGATGACCGGCGAAAAGGGCTATTTCGACAGCCGCGTCGTGTTCGTCGACGAGACCGGGCCGAAGGAGCGCCGCGTCAAGCGGCTTGCGATGATGGATCAGGATGGCGCCAACGTGCGCTATCTGACCCGCGGCTCCGACCTCGTGCTGACGCCGCGCTTCTCGCCGAACTCGCAAGAGATCACCTACATGGAGTTCGGTCAGGGCGATCCCAAGGTATATCTCTTCAACATCGAGACCGGCCAGCGCGAGATCGTCGGCAATTTTCCGGGCATGACCTTTGCGCCGCGCTTCTCGCCGGACGGCCAGCGCGTCATCATGAGCCTCCAGCAGGGCGGCAATTCCAACCTGTTCGTGATGGATCTGCGCTCGCGCTCGACCACGCGCCTTACCGACACGCCGGCGATCGACACGTCTCCTTCTTACTCGCCCGACGGCACCCGCATCTGCTTCGAGTCCGATCGCGGCGGCAGGTCGCAGATCTACGTGATGGCGGCGGGCGGCGGGGCGGCGCAGCGCATCTCCTTCTCCAAGGACGATACCAACGCCACCTATTCGACGCCGGTGTGGTCGCCGCGCGGCGACTACATCGCCTTCACCAGGC includes the following:
- a CDS encoding cell envelope integrity protein TolA; its protein translation is MKVNVDKTLVASIALHVLVLGWGLVTFSSKAFVAPEESLPIDIISTDQLAQMMSGQKTGKKEEPKPKVEKIAEAKPEEDAVGKVTEKKELIKTNSQPEPPPKPVEKPVEKKPEPPKPVAEAKPKEEPKPQEKKPDPAKEDPIAELQKKLETKKPPPKPVEQKVAAVQPQQQPKPKERSFDPAQIQRDLDKRAATRHELAGSTLNASASLGSTTGTAANNIATWRGAFQGAVKRCFTPTYNGQDADQYEADIDIPMKIDGSLASEPIIVGVRGPSRSIAQAIAESAKRAIVQCQVYSFMPKQQYESWKLIPMTFGLKDML
- the tolR gene encoding protein TolR, which gives rise to MAMNVASSSGGGGRRGRRKPVVAEINVTPMVDVMLVLLIIFMVSAPMLTVGVPLDLPQTQAKSLENNDQKPIQMSVDIKGKVFINDAEIAINELVPKLKAITDARGGLEERIYLRADKKADYGTVAKVMGLLSGAGFKKLALVTEADQGS
- the tolQ gene encoding protein TolQ → MNPADVAQSALPVAASADVSLIALFWQAHWIVKGVMLGLLACSVWVWAIAIDKIFLYARTRRSMDRFEQAFWSGESIEELYRTLSAKPTHSMAACFVAAMREWKRSFESHARSVAGLQMRIDKVMNVSIAREVERLERRLLVLATVGSAGPFVGLFGTVWGIMSSFQSIAASKNTSLAVVAPGIAEALFATAVGLIAAIPATIFYNKFTSEVNRQAQRLEGFADEFSAILSRQIDERG
- the tolB gene encoding Tol-Pal system beta propeller repeat protein TolB, whose amino-acid sequence is MNDARSISRRRFMTVTGSALAMLGGGHAFAQSQPRIRIDPTEFRPIPIAITNFVPGSPSDGDVANGVTQVITNNLKRSGLFAPIDQAAFIERISNIDVAPQFQNWKTLNAQALVTGRMTRQQDGRLKAEFRLWDVVTGQQLTGQQYFTSPEYWRRIAHIISDQIYEQMTGEKGYFDSRVVFVDETGPKERRVKRLAMMDQDGANVRYLTRGSDLVLTPRFSPNSQEITYMEFGQGDPKVYLFNIETGQREIVGNFPGMTFAPRFSPDGQRVIMSLQQGGNSNLFVMDLRSRSTTRLTDTPAIDTSPSYSPDGTRICFESDRGGRSQIYVMAAGGGAAQRISFSKDDTNATYSTPVWSPRGDYIAFTRQGGGQFSIGVMKPDGSGERLLTSGYHNEGPTFSPNGRVLMFFRDPGGSGGPSLYSVDISGRNELKVPTPGFASDPAWSPLLSSTPG
- a CDS encoding SDR family NAD(P)-dependent oxidoreductase, translating into MKTAIVIGVGPDRGLGARLCKRFAAEGLKVIVAGRTLSALQAVADDITKAGGAAVPVVADATSERDIAALFDAAGESLDLAIYNAGNNTPGRIIEMEADYFEQAWRVVCFGGFLFGREAVRRMVPKKTGTLLFTGASASLRGRSGYGAFNSAKAGVRTLAQAMAKEYASDGIHVGHVVVDGAIAGDKIFTRFPDAAGREDSLIDIEGIVDAFAFLYRQPERAWSFELDVRTSKEKW
- the ggt gene encoding gamma-glutamyltransferase — encoded protein: MPKPQTHVQWMTAAVVSICLVASSPARAASVAPVAAENGMVVSAQHLATQVGVDVLKRGGNAVDAAVAVGYALAVVYPAAGNLGGGGFMTINLADGRKTFLDFRETAPKGATANMYLDKDGNVIKGISTKGHLAVGVPGSVSGMEYAREKYGTMKRAELLAPAIQLAEQGFALDQGDIDLLRTATDDFKDDPASAAIFLRDGQRFGVGDRLTQSELAKTLREISSKGTDGFYKGWVGSAIVASSQAGKGLLTQDDLDGYKTRELAPVECDYRGYHVISAPPPSSGGVVICEILNILEGYPLKELGYHSAQAVHVQIEAMRHAYVDRNSYLGDPDFVKNPLDRLLDKGYATKIRAVIDPNKAGVSKDIKPGVAPHEGSNTTHYSIADKDGNAVSVTYTLNDWFGAKVTAAKTGVLLNDEMDDFTAKVGVPNLYGLVQGEANSIAPGKRPLSSMSPTIVTKDGKTVMVVGTPGGSRIITAVLQTMINAIDYGMNAQEAVDMPRIHQQWLPDLTNVENYALSPDTQKILEGMGHKFGPPQPANHLAVIIVGAPSLDGKQVGNNRYYGANDPRRNSGLAAGY
- a CDS encoding serine acetyltransferase, with the protein product MATAAIMAGDGLWQAIRDEAQRAAAADPVFGRAVADAILVHDDFAAALADLIGRRLGGGAPERARFTAFSSDAFREETGLIAAAARDLRAIAIHDPAIADLLPPLLHFKGYVALQAWRVSNWLWRHDHRDAALLFQNEASNVLQVSIHPAAHIGSSVYLDHATGIVIGANVVIGDEVTILQNVSIGRDGELPTRSPRIGRGVFIGAGATILGDIGIGDFAKIGAGTVVTSDVPGGCTAVGNPARLTNCPEPASAA